The proteins below come from a single Armatimonadota bacterium genomic window:
- a CDS encoding LacI family transcriptional regulator has protein sequence MPELTQNQIAKLSRVSQATVSRVLRGDPRVNEELRQRVLAVIEKHGYVPDARAQSLRSQRTGILGLVVHRSPKQLARDPFFSALIASIIEFAGKAGYHLCVDAARAVQSRRAIYEDLLRTRRVDGLILVEPQTRDERMPRLLEEGFPFVLIGRYEPIDAVYSVDNDNIGAGRMATEYLLRKGHRRIAHISGPRGLFVCEDRYTGYQQALKEAGVCCVPELVVWGDFSEEHGYRAMSRLLSLPNPPTAVVAVDDLVAVGALRAARERGTSIPQQLAVIGFNDSPFCQYVDPPLSSVAVDIRALAQMATEVLIHQIEEREVPQRRYIVPCHLVERASA, from the coding sequence ATGCCTGAACTGACGCAGAACCAGATAGCCAAACTGTCGCGGGTGTCGCAGGCGACCGTCTCGCGGGTGTTGCGCGGCGACCCGCGCGTGAACGAGGAGCTGCGCCAGCGTGTGCTGGCGGTTATCGAAAAGCACGGCTACGTGCCCGACGCCCGTGCCCAATCTCTGCGCTCGCAGCGCACGGGAATCCTGGGGCTGGTGGTGCACCGCTCCCCCAAGCAGCTTGCCCGTGACCCCTTCTTCAGCGCACTTATCGCCTCTATCATCGAGTTCGCCGGCAAAGCGGGATACCACCTGTGCGTGGATGCAGCGCGGGCGGTGCAGTCGCGGCGCGCTATCTACGAAGACCTGTTGCGCACACGCCGCGTGGACGGGCTGATTTTGGTGGAACCGCAAACGCGAGACGAACGGATGCCTCGCCTGCTGGAAGAGGGTTTTCCCTTCGTGCTCATCGGGCGCTACGAGCCGATCGATGCGGTGTACTCGGTAGACAACGACAACATCGGCGCGGGGCGTATGGCGACCGAATATCTGCTGCGTAAGGGACACCGGCGAATTGCTCATATCAGCGGGCCACGTGGGCTCTTTGTGTGTGAAGACCGCTATACCGGTTACCAGCAGGCGTTGAAAGAAGCAGGGGTGTGCTGTGTCCCTGAACTGGTCGTCTGGGGCGATTTTAGCGAGGAACACGGCTACCGCGCCATGAGCCGGTTGCTCAGCCTGCCGAACCCACCTACAGCGGTAGTGGCGGTAGATGACCTGGTGGCTGTCGGCGCGTTGCGTGCCGCAAGGGAACGCGGTACTTCTATCCCGCAGCAACTGGCGGTCATCGGCTTCAACGATTCGCCCTTCTGCCAGTACGTAGACCCGCCGCTGAGCTCGGTAGCGGTAGACATTCGTGCACTCGCCCAGATGGCAACGGAGGTGCTGATTCACCAGATTGAGGAGCGTGAAGTGCCTCAACGGCGTTACATTGTGCCCTGCCATCTGGTGGAGAGGGCGTCAGCGTGA
- a CDS encoding membrane protein: MKENLQYGGQAVIEGVMMRSPRYFAVACRHPNGEIVLKLEDLANSWLSRLKWLNRPFLRGTLALLDAMALGIRALRFSADVQLEEQTQTVQQKRINDLAVGSTMIVGLLVGLGLFVALPTALTQLLPWKNPVLLNMLDGVVRITLFIGYVMAVGSLKEIRRVFQYHGAEHKAINAFEAGLPLTMENAKAQSRIHPRCGTSFVMVVLILAIFVFSLTGRPPIWIRIPLHIALLPLVAGIAYEAIKFAGRHKDSRFTRWLLAPGLWSQYITTREPEEAQIEVALRALQAVVEQEQQTSEVVSVA, translated from the coding sequence ATGAAAGAAAATCTGCAATACGGCGGGCAGGCGGTCATCGAGGGAGTGATGATGCGCAGTCCGCGATACTTCGCGGTAGCATGCCGCCACCCGAACGGCGAGATTGTGCTCAAGCTGGAAGACCTCGCCAACTCGTGGTTGTCGCGCTTGAAATGGCTCAATCGTCCCTTCCTGCGGGGAACGCTGGCGCTACTGGACGCGATGGCGTTGGGCATCCGCGCGTTGCGCTTTTCCGCTGACGTGCAACTGGAGGAACAAACGCAAACCGTCCAGCAGAAGCGCATTAACGACCTTGCGGTCGGCTCCACGATGATAGTGGGGCTGCTGGTGGGGTTAGGGCTGTTTGTGGCGTTGCCTACCGCGTTGACCCAGCTGCTCCCCTGGAAGAATCCCGTGCTGCTCAACATGCTGGACGGGGTGGTTCGCATCACCTTGTTCATCGGCTACGTGATGGCGGTAGGGAGCCTGAAAGAGATTCGGCGCGTGTTCCAGTATCATGGCGCGGAACACAAGGCGATTAACGCCTTCGAGGCGGGGTTGCCTTTGACAATGGAGAACGCAAAGGCGCAGTCACGCATCCATCCCCGCTGCGGCACCAGCTTCGTGATGGTGGTTCTGATACTGGCTATCTTCGTGTTCTCGCTCACCGGCCGCCCGCCGATATGGATACGCATTCCCTTGCATATCGCGCTGTTGCCTCTGGTGGCGGGTATTGCCTACGAGGCCATCAAGTTCGCGGGCAGGCACAAGGATTCACGCTTCACGCGCTGGTTGCTCGCGCCCGGCTTGTGGAGCCAGTATATCACCACCCGCGAGCCAGAGGAGGCTCAGATAGAGGTCGCTCTGCGCGCCCTGCAGGCGGTGGTGGAGCAGGAACAGCAGACGAGTGAAGTGGTTTCGGTGGCGTAG
- a CDS encoding LacI family transcriptional regulator produces the protein MHRRTPTIWEVAEAAGVSISTVSNVLHGKRGLYSAETAQRVWTAVEQLGYRPNHIARSLARRRTFTIGVVVEQSLGNVSHNLYFSIVLDGILQGATDRNYQVKIVRVPLDSYERAVGHIEDGSVEGVVLVALLAGNPVIEHMEHSSVPAVMAGSIPPNVKLPRVDVEDIAATYQAVRWLISLGHRRIGTITGDMKQWSARRREQGYLMALQEAGIEPHPSWRYEGDYRLEAGEAGAMHLLRADPPPTAIVCGNDRMAIGALHVLQEKGVKVPEQISVLGFDDEEAAAFTVPPLTTIRQPMFDIGLRATEMLLQQIEQGKRFQHSLLLPAELVVRQTVAPPPPD, from the coding sequence ATGCACAGACGGACTCCAACCATCTGGGAAGTTGCCGAGGCAGCGGGGGTTTCCATCTCCACCGTCTCGAATGTGTTGCACGGAAAACGAGGCTTGTATTCTGCAGAGACCGCGCAGCGCGTCTGGACAGCTGTGGAGCAGTTGGGCTACCGTCCCAATCATATCGCTCGCAGTCTGGCGCGTCGGCGCACCTTCACCATCGGGGTCGTGGTAGAACAGTCACTGGGCAACGTTTCCCACAATCTGTATTTCAGCATCGTGCTGGATGGCATTTTGCAGGGCGCTACGGATCGGAATTACCAGGTCAAAATCGTGAGGGTTCCCCTGGACTCGTATGAAAGAGCTGTGGGACACATCGAGGACGGCTCGGTAGAGGGGGTTGTTCTGGTTGCACTGCTGGCAGGCAACCCTGTTATCGAACACATGGAACACAGCAGCGTGCCCGCTGTGATGGCGGGAAGCATTCCTCCCAACGTGAAACTGCCCCGCGTGGATGTGGAGGACATTGCAGCAACCTATCAGGCGGTACGGTGGCTGATCAGCCTCGGGCATCGACGGATAGGTACCATTACAGGGGATATGAAGCAGTGGAGTGCACGGCGCCGTGAGCAGGGCTACCTGATGGCTTTGCAGGAAGCAGGTATTGAACCCCACCCATCATGGCGCTATGAGGGAGATTATCGTCTGGAAGCGGGCGAAGCGGGAGCAATGCACTTACTTCGGGCAGACCCTCCTCCTACCGCCATTGTCTGTGGTAACGACCGTATGGCTATTGGCGCTTTGCATGTGTTGCAGGAGAAGGGGGTGAAAGTACCGGAGCAAATCTCCGTACTCGGTTTCGACGATGAGGAGGCAGCAGCCTTCACCGTGCCGCCGCTGACCACCATCCGCCAGCCCATGTTCGATATCGGCTTGAGAGCCACGGAAATGTTACTGCAACAGATAGAGCAGGGCAAGCGGTTCCAGCATAGCCTGCTGCTGCCCGCCGAACTGGTAGTACGGCAAACCGTAGCTCCTCCACCACCTGATTAG
- a CDS encoding ATPase, producing the protein MITIEILQLLKRLEELVENTKYIALLKLTYGLDHDEFFVLVNRIRASLPEDVKRASNVTRERDRILETAREEANHIIEESKTEAARILEEARLQAQRMVDQSEIVMMAKEQAQHIVASAREDARQIRRGADEYARDVLNNLEAVLAKAIGTIQRGKETLEESLREEERVPAGTGRG; encoded by the coding sequence GTGATTACTATAGAAATCTTACAGCTTCTGAAACGGTTAGAGGAACTGGTGGAAAACACCAAGTACATTGCCTTGCTGAAGCTCACCTACGGGCTGGACCACGACGAATTTTTCGTGCTGGTGAACCGTATCCGAGCCTCCTTGCCCGAGGATGTGAAGCGCGCCAGCAATGTCACCCGCGAGCGTGATCGCATCCTTGAGACCGCCAGAGAGGAGGCGAACCACATCATCGAGGAGAGCAAAACGGAGGCGGCGCGTATTCTGGAAGAGGCACGCCTGCAAGCGCAACGCATGGTGGACCAGAGCGAGATTGTGATGATGGCAAAAGAGCAGGCACAGCACATCGTTGCCAGCGCGCGCGAAGACGCCCGCCAGATTCGGCGTGGAGCCGACGAATACGCCCGCGACGTATTGAACAACCTCGAAGCGGTGCTGGCAAAGGCGATAGGAACCATCCAGCGAGGCAAGGAAACACTGGAAGAATCCCTGCGTGAGGAAGAGCGTGTGCCGGCGGGAACAGGGCGGGGGTAA
- a CDS encoding hypothetical protein (possible pseudo, frameshifted), whose amino-acid sequence MIPEPVAVTLRVTSVLESLGVSYAISGSLASALYGVARATQDVDIIADLQPAHVRSMVDRLIGEFYIDDEVAAREVVHRGSFNLIHRESMFKVDIFVARNHPLDKAVLARARRQVLHTEPEVSASLISPEDAIVAKLLWYRQGREVSDRQWRDVVGMLRVLGNSMDRTYLKQFAQQMGVSDLLQKAEAEANL is encoded by the coding sequence ATGATACCTGAACCTGTAGCTGTTACGCTGCGGGTAACCTCTGTGCTGGAGTCGCTTGGGGTGTCCTACGCGATTTCGGGTTCGCTGGCGAGCGCACTGTACGGCGTTGCTCGCGCTACCCAGGACGTTGATATTATCGCTGACCTCCAACCTGCGCATGTGCGTTCCATGGTAGACAGGCTCATCGGGGAGTTTTACATCGATGATGAGGTAGCTGCACGAGAAGTGGTACACCGGGGAAGTTTTAACCTGATTCACCGCGAGTCCATGTTCAAGGTGGACATCTTCGTCGCACGCAACCATCCGCTGGACAAAGCAGTACTTGCCAGAGCCAGACGGCAGGTGCTTCACACCGAGCCAGAGGTTTCCGCTTCACTCATTAGCCCGGAAGATGCTATTGTTGCCAAGTTACTCTGGTACCGGCAAGGACGGGAGGTTTCTGACAGGCAGTGGCGGGATGTAGTTGGTATGCTGCGTGTGCTGGGCAACAGTATGGACAGAACGTACCTCAAACAGTTTGCACAGCAGATGGGAGTCAGCGACCTGCTCCAGAAGGCTGAAGCGGAGGCAAATTTGTAA
- the coaD gene encoding phosphopantetheine adenylyltransferase yields the protein MTECRIAIYPGSFDPVTSGHYDIIVRASRLFEKLIVAVAPNPAKQPLFTVEERIAILQEVCASLPNVQVESFDGLLVDFAMERGAQVIVKGLRAVSDFDYELQMALTNRRLCPQIETIFMMTNSEYVFLSSSIVKEIARLGGSVQGLVPKAVEPYLYRKLGRAMPNRETNRG from the coding sequence ATGACAGAATGCCGAATAGCCATCTATCCGGGTTCGTTTGACCCTGTTACCAGCGGGCACTACGACATTATCGTGCGGGCATCGCGCCTGTTCGAAAAGCTCATTGTTGCGGTCGCGCCAAACCCCGCCAAACAACCACTGTTTACGGTGGAAGAGCGCATCGCCATTTTGCAGGAAGTTTGCGCCTCGTTGCCTAACGTGCAGGTGGAGAGCTTCGATGGGCTACTTGTCGATTTCGCCATGGAGCGGGGGGCGCAGGTGATAGTGAAAGGACTGCGCGCGGTAAGCGATTTCGACTACGAGCTGCAGATGGCGTTGACCAACCGACGCCTGTGCCCGCAAATCGAGACTATTTTCATGATGACCAATTCGGAATACGTTTTTCTGTCCTCCAGCATTGTCAAAGAGATTGCTCGTCTGGGAGGCAGCGTGCAGGGGCTGGTGCCCAAGGCGGTAGAACCGTATCTTTATCGAAAGCTGGGTAGAGCGATGCCGAACCGAGAAACCAACAGGGGGTGA
- the vapC gene encoding tRNA(fMet)-specific endonuclease VapC, producing MKGYLLDTDMVIQLLRRSPAVWHKLLQAEEKGIPVWLNALSYYETQRGLLVSGATAQAQRFEQLCRQLGMVQIDLQVLDKAAEIYAQLFRQGTPIEDADILIAAMALVHDLVLVTHNQKHFGRISGIILEDWLSEAQ from the coding sequence ATGAAAGGCTACCTGCTGGATACCGACATGGTGATTCAACTTCTGCGTCGCTCTCCGGCAGTGTGGCACAAGCTCCTGCAGGCAGAGGAGAAGGGGATCCCTGTATGGTTGAACGCGCTCAGTTATTATGAGACGCAGCGAGGTCTGCTAGTGTCTGGTGCCACCGCACAGGCACAACGCTTCGAGCAGCTCTGCCGACAGTTGGGCATGGTGCAGATAGACCTGCAGGTACTGGATAAAGCAGCGGAGATTTACGCCCAGTTATTTCGTCAGGGCACACCGATTGAGGACGCCGACATCTTGATAGCAGCAATGGCGCTGGTTCATGACTTGGTGCTGGTAACACACAACCAGAAGCACTTCGGACGTATCTCTGGTATTATCCTGGAAGACTGGCTGAGTGAGGCGCAGTGA
- the rpmE gene encoding 50S ribosomal protein L31: protein MKQGIHPEYKIATVTCACGNTFTTRSIKEEIHVEICSQCHPFFTGKQKIVDTGGRVERFLRKYGLQG, encoded by the coding sequence ATGAAGCAAGGCATCCATCCAGAATACAAGATTGCGACGGTGACCTGCGCGTGCGGAAATACCTTCACCACGCGCTCGATCAAAGAAGAGATTCACGTCGAAATCTGCTCGCAGTGCCACCCGTTCTTCACGGGCAAGCAGAAGATTGTGGACACCGGCGGGCGCGTGGAGCGGTTCCTGCGTAAGTACGGCCTGCAAGGGTAG
- a CDS encoding methylase, whose product MAKTAFVTTPLRYPGGKSRALPQILPLIPADFAEFREPMVGGGSVFLRVKQLYPDRLYWINDVNYELYCFWKMAQTRNAELVRAVMRIREQATDGRELFYSLLEKYGTGDEFERAVRFFVLNRITFSGTVDSGGYSEGAFHDRFTISAIRNLARVALVLSDVRITCLDYAEVVTAPGERAFLFLDPPYYSVADSRLYGRRGELHLNFDHERFAQTMRRCPHRWLITYDDCPQVRELFKGAYMLEWTLQYGMNNYKQGRALPGKELFIANYDISRVAPRQLEMLLERGASYTTP is encoded by the coding sequence ATGGCTAAAACTGCATTTGTGACCACTCCATTGCGTTACCCAGGAGGTAAATCGCGGGCGTTGCCGCAGATTTTGCCTCTTATCCCTGCTGACTTCGCGGAGTTTCGCGAGCCGATGGTAGGGGGAGGTTCCGTCTTTCTGAGGGTGAAACAGCTCTATCCTGACCGCCTGTACTGGATAAATGATGTAAACTACGAGTTGTACTGCTTCTGGAAGATGGCGCAAACTCGAAACGCCGAACTGGTCAGGGCGGTAATGCGCATCCGCGAACAGGCGACAGATGGACGCGAGCTTTTCTACAGCTTGCTGGAAAAGTACGGCACCGGAGACGAGTTTGAGCGCGCGGTGCGCTTTTTTGTGCTGAATCGGATCACTTTCTCAGGCACGGTGGATTCCGGTGGCTACTCGGAAGGCGCGTTTCATGACAGGTTTACCATCTCCGCCATTCGAAACCTGGCGCGTGTCGCACTGGTGCTAAGCGATGTGCGAATTACCTGTCTGGACTACGCCGAGGTGGTGACGGCTCCGGGGGAGCGGGCTTTTCTCTTTCTGGATCCCCCCTATTACTCCGTTGCTGACTCCCGTCTCTACGGTCGGCGCGGAGAACTGCACCTGAACTTTGATCACGAGCGCTTTGCGCAAACGATGCGCCGCTGCCCGCATCGGTGGCTCATCACCTACGATGATTGTCCGCAAGTGCGCGAGTTGTTCAAAGGGGCGTACATGCTGGAATGGACGCTGCAGTACGGGATGAACAACTACAAGCAGGGACGTGCTCTGCCGGGCAAAGAGCTGTTCATCGCCAACTACGATATCAGCCGCGTTGCGCCCCGGCAGCTGGAGATGCTGCTGGAACGTGGCGCCAGCTACACCACTCCCTGA
- the purB gene encoding adenylosuccinate lyase, which yields MIERYTRPEMAKIWDIEHRTQKWLEVELAVCDGLAEYGYIPREAAQTIRERARFDLKRMAELEKETRHDVMAFVRNVEENVGEEGRYVHYGITSYDVVDTTLALLLRDSCDQLIARSGRLAEVIARLAKEHKHTPMIGRTHGIHAEPITFGFKLAGWYDEMQRNLQRLRFTREMVSMGKISGAVGIHANVDPRVEEYVCARLGLKPAPASTQIISRDVHATYLSMLSILAASLERFATELRNLQRTEILEVQEYFAPGQTGSSAMPHKRNPWNCETVSGLARVVRGYLIPALENIATWHERDLSNSSVERIILPDASILVDWMLWKLTDILEHLAVFPDNMMRNLQKFGGLVFSEHVMLALVSKGLSREQAYRLVQRNAAKAWEGADFQQSLKEDEEVRRVLNEEEIDRCFDLQHHLRYVDVTFRRLGLE from the coding sequence ATGATTGAACGCTATACCCGCCCTGAAATGGCGAAAATCTGGGATATCGAACACCGCACGCAGAAGTGGCTGGAGGTAGAGCTGGCGGTGTGTGATGGGCTGGCGGAATACGGTTATATCCCCCGCGAAGCGGCACAGACCATCCGCGAACGCGCCCGCTTTGACCTGAAGCGCATGGCGGAGCTGGAGAAGGAAACCCGTCATGACGTGATGGCGTTTGTGCGCAACGTGGAGGAGAACGTCGGCGAGGAGGGGCGCTATGTGCACTATGGCATCACCTCCTACGATGTGGTGGATACCACGCTGGCATTGTTGCTGCGCGACTCGTGCGACCAGCTGATTGCCCGCAGCGGGCGACTGGCAGAGGTGATTGCCCGTCTGGCGAAGGAGCACAAGCACACGCCGATGATTGGGCGCACACACGGCATCCACGCCGAACCCATCACTTTCGGCTTCAAACTGGCAGGCTGGTACGATGAGATGCAACGTAACCTGCAGCGGCTGCGGTTCACGCGCGAGATGGTGAGCATGGGCAAGATCTCGGGGGCTGTGGGCATCCACGCCAACGTGGACCCGCGTGTGGAAGAATACGTGTGCGCCAGGTTGGGTTTGAAACCCGCGCCCGCTTCCACGCAGATTATCTCGCGCGACGTGCACGCCACCTACCTGAGCATGCTGAGCATCCTCGCCGCCTCACTGGAGCGGTTCGCCACGGAGCTGCGCAACCTGCAACGCACGGAGATTCTGGAAGTGCAGGAGTACTTCGCGCCCGGACAAACAGGCTCCTCTGCCATGCCCCACAAGCGCAACCCGTGGAACTGTGAGACGGTCTCAGGACTGGCTCGCGTGGTGCGGGGGTACCTCATCCCCGCTTTAGAGAACATCGCCACCTGGCACGAGCGCGACCTGTCCAACTCCAGCGTGGAGCGTATCATCCTGCCCGACGCCAGCATTCTGGTGGACTGGATGCTGTGGAAACTCACCGACATTCTGGAACACCTCGCCGTTTTCCCCGACAACATGATGCGCAACTTGCAAAAGTTCGGTGGACTGGTGTTCAGCGAACATGTGATGCTGGCGCTGGTGAGCAAGGGGCTGTCACGCGAGCAGGCGTACAGACTGGTGCAGCGCAACGCCGCGAAGGCATGGGAGGGAGCGGACTTCCAGCAGAGCCTGAAAGAGGACGAGGAGGTGCGCCGCGTGCTGAACGAGGAGGAGATTGACCGCTGCTTTGACCTGCAACACCACCTGCGCTACGTGGACGTAACCTTCCGGCGATTGGGGCTGGAGTGA
- the recG gene encoding ATP-dependent DNA helicase RecG, translating into MDGTTPANTGSPRAAASPAFARQKNLDDEVRFVKGVGEALAQVLARLNIYTVFDLLMHLPRRYEDRTHFRTLSQVVPGEAVTVHGTIVAADNVSPRPKMTITKVIIDDGTGTLELVWFNQPYLKDKFLKMRGQDIVAYGVVQNAPYHYQMQTPEWEPLTESDPLAAHRIVPVYPLTEGLAQSRIRRIMYNALQTYEPVLIDCLPLDLRRRLNLMPFAEAVRNAHFPESMEHLERARRRLIFEEFYLLQLHIAQRKIAETTGAPGIRFQIDKEVLWRKLHEIVPFDLTNAQRRVIEEIWSDMAREYPMNRLLQGDVGSGKTIVAAAAILACVENGYQAAVMVPTEILAEQHFIVLSRLFRKLGIIVDLAVGSLTQRGKKSVRERIATGITQVAVGTHALIQEGVEFRKLGLVIIDEQHRFGVLQRAALREKGENPDVLVMTATPIPRTLTMTLYGDLDLSIIDELPPGRRPVKTHRKRAHQRAQVYEAVRKLIQQGQQAYIVCPLITESEKMQAKAAEELAKHLQEEVFPELRVGLLHGQMKPMEKEEIMERFRAGEIDILVSTTVIEVGVDVPNASVMVIEDAERFGLAQLHQLRGRVGRGAHQSYCILISDSNGEDANRRLDVLVRTNDGFVIAEEDLRLRGPGEIYGTKQSGVPSLRVADILRDAELLELARQEAFNTVRADPELKQPQHRLLQNAMQRNMPRAVLATVS; encoded by the coding sequence AGAACCTGGACGACGAAGTGCGATTTGTAAAAGGGGTGGGAGAGGCTCTAGCGCAGGTGCTCGCCAGGCTGAACATTTATACTGTCTTCGACCTGCTGATGCATCTTCCGCGGCGCTATGAAGACCGCACACACTTCCGCACCCTCTCGCAAGTCGTGCCCGGCGAAGCGGTGACGGTTCACGGCACTATCGTAGCGGCGGATAATGTTTCCCCACGCCCTAAAATGACCATCACCAAAGTCATCATCGACGACGGCACGGGCACTCTGGAGCTGGTGTGGTTCAACCAGCCCTACCTGAAGGATAAGTTTCTGAAGATGCGCGGGCAGGACATCGTGGCGTACGGCGTGGTGCAGAACGCCCCCTACCATTACCAGATGCAGACGCCCGAATGGGAGCCTTTGACGGAGAGCGACCCACTTGCCGCGCATCGTATCGTTCCGGTGTATCCGCTCACCGAGGGGCTGGCGCAATCGCGTATCCGTCGCATCATGTACAACGCTTTGCAGACCTACGAGCCTGTGTTGATAGACTGCCTGCCCCTCGACCTGCGCCGTCGGCTAAATCTTATGCCCTTCGCAGAGGCGGTGCGCAATGCTCACTTCCCTGAAAGCATGGAGCACCTGGAGCGTGCCCGCCGACGGCTCATCTTCGAGGAGTTCTACCTGCTGCAACTGCACATCGCCCAGCGCAAGATTGCTGAGACCACCGGCGCGCCCGGTATCCGCTTCCAGATTGACAAAGAGGTGCTGTGGCGCAAGCTGCACGAGATAGTGCCGTTTGACCTCACCAACGCCCAGCGGCGTGTGATTGAGGAAATTTGGAGCGACATGGCGCGGGAGTACCCGATGAACCGCCTGCTGCAGGGCGATGTGGGTTCGGGTAAAACCATTGTGGCAGCGGCGGCGATATTAGCGTGCGTGGAGAACGGTTATCAGGCGGCGGTGATGGTTCCCACCGAAATCCTGGCGGAGCAGCACTTCATCGTGCTCTCCCGCCTCTTCCGCAAGCTGGGCATCATCGTGGACCTGGCTGTAGGCAGCCTCACCCAGCGCGGGAAAAAGTCGGTACGCGAGCGCATTGCCACAGGCATCACGCAGGTAGCAGTGGGCACGCACGCATTGATCCAGGAGGGCGTGGAGTTTCGCAAGCTGGGGCTGGTTATTATCGACGAGCAACATCGCTTCGGGGTGCTGCAGCGCGCCGCCTTGCGCGAGAAGGGCGAGAACCCCGACGTGCTGGTGATGACCGCTACGCCTATCCCGCGCACGCTCACCATGACCTTGTACGGCGACCTGGACCTCTCCATCATCGACGAACTGCCCCCCGGTCGCAGACCGGTGAAAACGCACCGCAAACGCGCCCACCAGCGTGCGCAGGTGTATGAGGCGGTGCGCAAGCTGATTCAGCAGGGGCAGCAGGCATATATCGTCTGCCCACTCATCACCGAGTCCGAAAAGATGCAGGCGAAAGCAGCGGAGGAGTTAGCTAAGCACCTGCAGGAGGAGGTGTTCCCTGAACTGCGGGTGGGGCTATTGCACGGGCAGATGAAGCCGATGGAGAAAGAAGAGATTATGGAGCGGTTTCGGGCAGGCGAGATAGACATCCTGGTCTCCACCACCGTCATCGAGGTTGGAGTGGACGTGCCTAACGCCTCGGTGATGGTGATTGAGGACGCGGAACGGTTCGGTCTGGCACAACTGCACCAGTTGCGCGGGCGCGTGGGACGCGGAGCACACCAGTCCTACTGCATCCTGATTAGCGACTCCAACGGTGAGGACGCTAACCGCCGACTGGACGTATTGGTGCGCACAAACGATGGTTTCGTCATCGCGGAGGAGGACCTGCGCCTGCGAGGCCCCGGCGAGATATATGGCACGAAGCAGAGCGGTGTGCCCTCCCTGCGCGTGGCAGATATCCTGCGCGACGCCGAGCTGCTGGAACTGGCGCGACAGGAAGCGTTTAACACCGTACGAGCCGACCCCGAGTTGAAACAACCTCAGCACCGCCTGCTGCAAAACGCCATGCAGCGCAATATGCCACGAGCGGTGCTGGCAACGGTGAGCTGA